TATGAAAGGGAAGGAGTAGAATATTACTGCTTAATTTATCCGGTAGAAGATAGAAAGCATGTAAAAATTTTTCATCTGGAAAATAACAGATACAAAAAAATCTTTGAAACTATTGATGGAAATTTTGAATTTATTTTAAATGGTTGTAAGCTTAGGGTGGACTTTTCAAAGATACTGTAAATAACAATAAGGAGGATAAGGAGAATGAGCGTATTAGTAAATAAAGATACAAAAGTTATTGTTCAAGGAATAACAGGAAGAGAAGGTTCTTTCCATGCAACACAATGCAAAGCCTATGGAACACAGGTTGTAGGCGGGGTTACTCCAGGAAAAGGAGGACAGGAAGTAGAAGGAATTCCTGTTTTTGATAGTGTAAAAGAAGCTGTTGATAATACAGGGGCAGATTGTTCTCTCATTTTTGTTCCACCTCCATTTGCAGCAGATGCAATTCTTGAGGCTGTAGATGCAGGAATTAAAACAGTTATCTGTATAACAGAAGGAATTCCTGTTAATGATATGATACCTGTTAAAAATTATATAAAAACATACTATCCTGATACTGTTTTAATCGGGCCAAACTGCCCAGGTGTAATAACACCAGAAGAAGCAAAAATCGGTATTATGCCAGGACATATTTTCAAAAGAGGAAATGTTGGAATTGTTTCAAGATCAGGAACTCTTACCTATGAAGCTGCATTCCAGCTTTCAAACAAAGGAATTGGACAATCAACAGTTATTGGAATAGGTGGTGACCCAGTTCCAGGAACTGTTTTTTCTGATGTTTTAAAATGGTTCCAGGATGACCCTGAAACAGAAGCAATTGTTATGATTGGAGAAATTGGTGGAACAGCAGAAGAAGAAGCCGCTGAATTTATAAAAGAATATGTAACAAAACCTGTAGTTGCTTATATCGCAGGTGTAACAGCTCCTCCAGGAAAA
The Persephonella sp. DNA segment above includes these coding regions:
- the sucD gene encoding succinate--CoA ligase subunit alpha: MSVLVNKDTKVIVQGITGREGSFHATQCKAYGTQVVGGVTPGKGGQEVEGIPVFDSVKEAVDNTGADCSLIFVPPPFAADAILEAVDAGIKTVICITEGIPVNDMIPVKNYIKTYYPDTVLIGPNCPGVITPEEAKIGIMPGHIFKRGNVGIVSRSGTLTYEAAFQLSNKGIGQSTVIGIGGDPVPGTVFSDVLKWFQDDPETEAIVMIGEIGGTAEEEAAEFIKEYVTKPVVAYIAGVTAPPGKRMGHAGAIIAGGKGTAEEKYKALEAAGAKTVKNISFIGDAVAEVLNK